One genomic segment of Thiothrix subterranea includes these proteins:
- a CDS encoding arsenate reductase (azurin) small subunit, producing MKKTIAIQNGQHQHDDHVCMSRRRFLLTGGLALGVVALGGGLPGLVRAAGETVSAVQAGYQRQKIGSLSALKAGVPVDFAYPFADVSNILVKLGAQAGGGVGSDKDVVAFNQQCTHMGGPLQSTYKDQYQVLGPCPLHLTTFDLTHHGMVVSGHGTESLPQIMLELEGDDIYAVGVMGLLYGYADNTVGRSA from the coding sequence ATGAAAAAGACCATTGCCATACAAAACGGACAGCACCAGCATGACGACCACGTGTGCATGAGCCGCCGCCGCTTCCTGCTGACTGGCGGGCTGGCCCTGGGGGTCGTTGCCTTGGGCGGCGGCTTGCCCGGTCTGGTGCGTGCCGCAGGGGAAACCGTCAGTGCAGTGCAAGCAGGCTACCAGCGCCAGAAAATCGGTTCGCTGTCTGCCCTGAAAGCCGGAGTCCCGGTAGATTTTGCCTACCCCTTCGCAGATGTCAGCAACATCCTGGTCAAGCTGGGTGCACAAGCCGGTGGCGGCGTCGGCTCGGACAAGGACGTGGTGGCCTTCAACCAGCAATGCACCCACATGGGCGGCCCCTTGCAGTCCACTTACAAAGACCAGTATCAGGTATTGGGGCCTTGCCCGCTGCACCTGACCACCTTTGACCTCACCCACCACGGCATGGTGGTGTCCGGGCATGGCACGGAAAGCCTGCCGCAAATCATGCTGGAGCTGGAAGGCGACGACATTTACGCAGTGGGCGTGATGGGCCTGCTTTACGGCTATGCCGACAACACCGTTGGGCGCAGTGCCTGA
- a CDS encoding cytochrome-c peroxidase codes for MNPHKLTLMTVGGLLTAMLSGVMFAAPEAAKGAADKPAFPPLAPLGAVSDPVDNRMTPEKIALGKQLFWDNRLSGDGSMPCVSCHLPTLGWGDGGQISRGYPGTKHWRNSQTVLNSAFYNKYFWEGGVTSLEGQAPAAAEGAVAGNGDPSVMEMRLRHIPEYVTAFKQVFGSEWPRMNDAYRAIASFERTVISDANKVPFDRHANGDASALGEPQARGMQLFNGKAGCIQCHNGPLASNQKFYALGVPDLKDYQDDNLLQITHRWEIYQKGVPESEYRDGKTDEGYYYVTHNPKDKGKFRVPSLRELKYTGPFMHNGAFKTLPEVVAFYNAGGGKAGNKAELLKPLKLSEDEQKDLAAFLEALSMDEPLVMDAPTLPPYAPLPAVADKE; via the coding sequence ATGAACCCACATAAATTGACCTTGATGACCGTTGGCGGCCTCCTGACAGCCATGCTGTCCGGTGTCATGTTCGCTGCCCCGGAAGCCGCCAAGGGCGCGGCAGACAAGCCCGCCTTTCCGCCACTCGCCCCGCTGGGGGCAGTTTCTGACCCGGTGGACAACCGGATGACCCCGGAAAAGATTGCGCTGGGCAAACAACTGTTCTGGGACAACCGCCTGTCCGGTGACGGCTCAATGCCCTGCGTGTCCTGCCATTTGCCTACCCTCGGCTGGGGCGATGGCGGGCAGATTTCACGCGGCTACCCCGGCACCAAGCACTGGCGCAATTCCCAGACCGTGCTGAACTCGGCCTTCTACAACAAGTATTTCTGGGAAGGGGGTGTCACCAGCCTGGAAGGACAAGCCCCGGCAGCAGCGGAAGGCGCGGTGGCAGGCAACGGCGACCCCTCGGTGATGGAAATGCGCCTGCGCCACATCCCGGAATACGTCACCGCCTTTAAGCAGGTGTTCGGCTCGGAATGGCCGCGCATGAACGACGCTTACCGGGCAATAGCCTCGTTTGAGCGCACCGTCATTTCCGATGCCAACAAAGTGCCGTTTGACCGCCATGCCAACGGCGATGCCAGTGCCTTGGGTGAACCGCAGGCACGCGGTATGCAACTGTTCAACGGCAAGGCGGGTTGCATCCAGTGCCATAACGGGCCGCTGGCTTCCAACCAGAAGTTCTACGCGCTGGGCGTGCCAGACCTCAAGGACTATCAGGACGACAACCTGTTGCAGATCACCCACCGTTGGGAGATTTACCAGAAAGGCGTGCCGGAAAGCGAATACCGCGATGGCAAGACCGACGAAGGTTACTACTACGTCACCCACAACCCCAAGGACAAGGGCAAGTTCCGGGTGCCATCCCTGCGCGAGCTGAAATACACCGGCCCCTTCATGCACAACGGCGCATTCAAGACCCTGCCTGAAGTGGTGGCGTTCTACAACGCAGGTGGCGGCAAGGCCGGAAACAAGGCCGAGCTGCTCAAGCCGCTGAAACTCAGTGAGGATGAGCAAAAAGACCTAGCAGCCTTCCTCGAAGCCCTGAGCATGGATGAACCCCTCGTGATGGATGCCCCCACCCTGCCACCGTATGCACCGCTGCCAGCCGTGGCGGACAAAGAATAG
- a CDS encoding cytochrome-c peroxidase yields the protein MPIPKLKPLARRVGAVAVGMAFALGGYHTVWAETAKDKPAEAKPAKPAEPAKPAGPPDLLPLPDFKPPEKPDMVELGKHLFFDKRVSGDWGVSCASCHDPKQGFGDGMALSAGYPSMLHFRNAPTLLNSKYRNRFMWDGRLEGKDMGTLVRDMVTETHTMNMDGRLVQERLKQIPEYVALWEKAFEGKSKDPYGPNMFNVIGEFVKTVESQYAPFDFYKEGDANALTPQAKLGYDLFKGKANCVSCHNGPIGSDGKLHRLGVPENPEIMQDPLRSITMLRHYSTSGLPNYMNTRTDVGFQAISKDPKDAGKFQTAPLRDLKYTAPYMHNGMLATLEEVIDFYDKGGAEGSALKPLSLSADEKAALKEFLLSLSGEQVVVNAPKLPDFKPREFGKN from the coding sequence ATGCCAATACCCAAACTCAAACCGTTGGCACGGCGTGTCGGAGCCGTTGCTGTCGGCATGGCGTTTGCGCTGGGCGGTTATCACACCGTCTGGGCAGAAACCGCCAAGGACAAGCCTGCGGAAGCCAAACCCGCCAAACCTGCTGAACCCGCCAAGCCCGCAGGGCCACCCGACCTCCTGCCATTGCCCGACTTCAAGCCGCCGGAAAAGCCCGACATGGTGGAACTCGGCAAACACCTGTTCTTTGACAAGCGCGTTTCCGGCGACTGGGGCGTATCCTGCGCCTCCTGCCATGACCCCAAACAAGGCTTTGGCGATGGCATGGCGCTGTCGGCGGGCTACCCTTCGATGCTGCATTTCCGCAATGCCCCGACCCTGCTCAACAGCAAATACCGCAACCGCTTCATGTGGGACGGGCGGCTGGAAGGCAAGGACATGGGGACGCTGGTGCGTGACATGGTGACGGAAACCCACACCATGAACATGGATGGGCGGCTGGTGCAGGAACGCCTCAAGCAAATCCCCGAATACGTTGCCCTATGGGAAAAAGCCTTTGAAGGCAAGAGCAAAGACCCCTACGGCCCCAACATGTTCAACGTCATCGGCGAATTCGTCAAAACCGTGGAATCGCAGTACGCACCCTTCGACTTCTACAAGGAAGGGGATGCAAACGCCCTCACCCCGCAGGCCAAACTCGGCTACGACCTGTTCAAGGGCAAGGCCAACTGCGTGTCCTGCCACAACGGCCCGATCGGTTCGGATGGCAAGCTCCACCGCCTCGGCGTGCCGGAAAACCCGGAAATCATGCAAGACCCGCTGCGTTCCATCACGATGTTGCGCCACTATTCCACCTCCGGGCTGCCCAACTACATGAACACCCGCACCGACGTAGGTTTTCAGGCCATCAGCAAAGACCCGAAGGATGCCGGGAAATTCCAGACCGCGCCGCTGCGTGACCTCAAGTACACCGCGCCTTACATGCACAATGGCATGTTAGCCACGCTGGAAGAAGTCATTGATTTCTACGACAAGGGCGGGGCGGAAGGCAGCGCACTCAAGCCTCTCAGCCTGAGTGCGGACGAAAAGGCAGCCTTGAAGGAATTCCTGCTGTCGCTGTCCGGCGAACAGGTGGTCGTCAACGCGCCCAAATTGCCTGACTTCAAACCACGCGAATTCGGCAAGAACTGA
- a CDS encoding thioredoxin domain-containing protein: MNKLLFPCLLLALALPPVLAEDTAQPANRLANSPNPYLLQHAHNPVDWYPWGEEALAKAKHENKPIFISVGYSTCYWCHVAEREIYAKPEIAKLMNQWFVNIKIDREERPDLDRIYMLATQTLTNGGGWPNNVFLTPDQKPFFAGSYFPPADHDGQPGFPRVLETLHKAWETDPAKVQAKADWLYELLRDYQSASVDIASRQQAIRQWVKQAMQQAAGDFDELQGGFTGGGTTKFPNEPKLGLLLAAYPYDKAQGERALRLLEGSLNAMAAGGIMDQLGGGFHRYSTDPGWDVPHFEKMLYNNAQLLGLYARAYAITRQPLYKQVAQRTAAYLTREMQAPGGGFYSAQDAAVNGVEGASYVWTTAQLEATLGAEDSQRFLSVYDISPMPELPAGHEQPEGGVLRLRLHAKQPPDAAQIAALEPLRERLLQARQQRPQPSRDDKLIMADNALAVIGFAQAGQALRDDNLTQTATQTAEWLWAKAFDAPSGGLHHQFYHGKPGGQGFLDDYALLGQAFSTLHRVSGDARWQTRAQQVADAMLKRFAQADGRLASSQDKSLLLEPPEDGDSPKPTGQSAAVALLLELATTAKPDGQPYAVAARKALGNLYPQVNPAPAEWGALLAALAKPHQMAALTNASPNALAAVDPLDSAAHVKARGKWQTGAGKAPVLQVTLHIDTGYHVNANPASAPDLVATRLRLERQADLSVDYPQGKAFKGEFSRDSISVYDGTVVLQARLPAKAGALPGKASVDVQACNAQNCLAPAVLEVALDPVSDPAK; encoded by the coding sequence ATGAACAAACTGTTATTCCCCTGCCTGCTGCTGGCATTGGCATTACCCCCCGTGCTGGCAGAAGACACTGCCCAACCCGCCAACCGCCTCGCCAACAGCCCCAACCCCTACCTGCTGCAACACGCCCACAACCCGGTGGACTGGTATCCCTGGGGGGAAGAAGCCCTCGCCAAAGCCAAACACGAAAACAAACCGATCTTCATCTCGGTCGGTTACTCCACCTGCTACTGGTGTCACGTCGCTGAGCGGGAAATCTACGCCAAACCCGAAATCGCCAAGCTGATGAACCAATGGTTCGTCAACATCAAGATAGACCGCGAGGAACGCCCCGACCTTGACCGGATTTACATGCTGGCAACCCAAACGCTGACAAACGGCGGCGGCTGGCCCAACAACGTGTTCCTGACCCCCGACCAAAAGCCATTTTTTGCAGGCAGCTATTTCCCACCCGCAGACCATGACGGGCAACCCGGTTTCCCGCGTGTGCTGGAAACCTTACACAAGGCGTGGGAAACCGACCCCGCCAAAGTACAGGCTAAAGCCGACTGGCTGTATGAGTTGCTGCGTGATTATCAAAGCGCAAGCGTGGACATTGCCAGCCGTCAGCAAGCCATCAGGCAATGGGTAAAGCAGGCAATGCAGCAGGCGGCGGGCGATTTTGATGAATTGCAAGGCGGTTTCACGGGTGGCGGAACCACCAAATTCCCCAACGAACCCAAACTGGGGCTGTTGCTGGCAGCCTACCCCTATGACAAGGCACAGGGGGAACGGGCGTTGCGCCTACTGGAAGGCAGCCTGAATGCAATGGCGGCAGGCGGTATCATGGATCAGTTGGGCGGCGGCTTCCACCGCTACAGCACCGACCCCGGCTGGGATGTCCCGCATTTTGAAAAGATGCTCTACAACAACGCCCAACTGCTGGGCTTGTACGCCCGCGCCTACGCCATTACCCGCCAGCCGCTGTACAAACAGGTGGCGCAACGCACCGCCGCTTACCTGACCCGTGAAATGCAAGCCCCCGGTGGCGGCTTTTACAGCGCACAAGATGCAGCGGTCAACGGTGTCGAAGGCGCAAGCTACGTGTGGACAACAGCCCAACTGGAAGCCACCCTAGGCGCAGAAGATAGCCAGCGTTTCCTCAGTGTGTATGACATTTCCCCCATGCCGGAACTCCCCGCCGGGCATGAACAACCCGAGGGCGGGGTGCTACGCCTGCGGCTGCACGCCAAGCAACCACCCGATGCCGCGCAAATTGCCGCCCTCGAACCCTTGCGTGAACGCCTGCTGCAAGCCCGCCAACAACGCCCGCAACCCAGCCGTGATGACAAGCTCATCATGGCTGACAATGCGCTGGCAGTGATCGGTTTTGCGCAGGCAGGGCAGGCATTACGCGATGACAACCTGACCCAAACCGCCACCCAAACGGCAGAATGGTTATGGGCAAAGGCATTCGACGCGCCATCTGGCGGGTTGCACCACCAGTTTTATCATGGCAAGCCGGGTGGTCAGGGCTTTCTGGATGATTACGCACTACTGGGGCAAGCCTTCAGCACCCTGCATCGCGTGAGTGGCGATGCCCGCTGGCAAACCCGCGCCCAACAGGTGGCGGATGCCATGCTCAAGCGTTTCGCCCAAGCCGACGGGCGGCTGGCCAGCAGCCAGGACAAAAGCCTGCTGCTGGAACCGCCCGAAGACGGCGATTCCCCCAAACCTACCGGGCAGTCAGCAGCGGTTGCCTTGCTGCTGGAACTGGCAACCACCGCGAAGCCGGATGGGCAACCCTACGCCGTGGCAGCCCGTAAGGCACTCGGCAATCTTTACCCGCAAGTCAACCCTGCCCCGGCGGAATGGGGCGCATTGCTGGCGGCACTGGCAAAGCCACACCAGATGGCAGCACTGACCAACGCAAGCCCGAACGCACTGGCAGCAGTTGACCCACTGGACTCGGCAGCGCACGTCAAGGCTCGCGGTAAGTGGCAAACCGGGGCGGGTAAAGCACCCGTCCTACAAGTCACCCTGCACATCGACACAGGCTACCATGTCAATGCCAACCCGGCTTCCGCCCCGGATCTGGTGGCAACCCGGTTACGGCTGGAGAGGCAGGCCGACCTGTCAGTGGATTATCCGCAGGGCAAGGCATTCAAGGGGGAATTCTCCCGCGACAGTATCAGCGTTTACGATGGCACGGTTGTGTTGCAGGCACGCTTACCAGCCAAGGCGGGGGCATTACCCGGCAAGGCGAGTGTGGATGTGCAGGCGTGTAATGCGCAAAACTGCCTTGCCCCGGCGGTGCTGGAGGTTGCGCTTGATCCTGTCAGCGATCCAGCGAAGTAA
- a CDS encoding DUF4395 domain-containing protein → MLWATRVVFYLSLRPNQAVERNKGEALEKSQHMNKHLHFGEVVEGYAIRVLNEREARAAAGILFAFGIMTFMYSYIFMDFRYTRLFITFFMVDFFIRVLLNPKYSPSLIAGRFFVARQTPEYVGAAQKRFAWSIGLILSVIMFVLVVVLEMMTPIKIGICVACLILLFSEAAFGICIGCVLYNWLTSNKASHCPGGVCEVREKTAIQAINPVQAAIAIFAFLIAAVLGYQA, encoded by the coding sequence TTGTTGTGGGCAACACGGGTAGTTTTTTATCTGTCCCTGCGTCCAAATCAGGCGGTGGAACGTAATAAGGGTGAAGCATTGGAAAAGAGTCAGCACATGAATAAGCATCTCCATTTTGGCGAAGTTGTTGAGGGCTACGCCATTCGAGTTTTGAACGAACGCGAAGCCCGTGCAGCGGCAGGAATTCTGTTTGCATTCGGAATCATGACCTTCATGTATTCCTATATTTTTATGGATTTCCGTTACACACGCCTGTTCATCACCTTTTTCATGGTGGATTTTTTCATTCGCGTCTTGCTCAATCCGAAGTACTCCCCAAGCCTAATTGCAGGTCGCTTCTTTGTTGCCCGTCAAACCCCGGAATATGTAGGAGCTGCCCAAAAAAGATTTGCGTGGAGCATTGGCTTGATTTTGTCAGTCATCATGTTTGTGCTGGTGGTGGTACTGGAAATGATGACCCCTATCAAAATCGGCATTTGTGTGGCCTGTTTGATTCTGCTGTTCAGTGAAGCTGCGTTTGGGATTTGTATCGGCTGTGTGCTATACAACTGGCTAACCTCTAATAAAGCCAGCCATTGCCCCGGTGGTGTGTGTGAAGTCAGGGAAAAAACCGCCATTCAAGCCATCAACCCTGTGCAAGCTGCTATTGCAATATTTGCATTCCTGATTGCGGCTGTACTCGGATACCAAGCATGA
- a CDS encoding GDCCVxC domain-containing (seleno)protein gives MTDIILESVLTCPHCGFAKQETMPTDACQFFYECEQCKTLLRPNAEDCCVFCSFGSVKCPPIQQQSGCCGQHG, from the coding sequence ATGACCGACATTATTCTGGAATCCGTCCTGACCTGCCCGCACTGTGGGTTTGCCAAGCAGGAAACCATGCCCACCGATGCCTGCCAGTTTTTCTACGAATGCGAACAATGCAAAACCCTGCTACGCCCGAATGCGGAGGATTGCTGCGTATTCTGCTCGTTCGGCTCGGTGAAATGCCCACCGATTCAGCAACAAAGCGGTTGTTGTGGGCAACACGGGTAG
- a CDS encoding DUF3179 domain-containing protein, whose amino-acid sequence MNTKALLFSFLLAASSASFAVEKNGFDLTGSLIPAEQILAGGPQRDGIPAIEQPNFVNALAANFLENDDRVLGLDYKGVKRAYPIRILNWHEIVNDQMGGEAITITYCPLCGTGLVYSGNIGGKTYQFGVSGLLYNSDVLLYDRSTGSLWSQILSQAISGKLKGTTLTTLPVLHTTWGEWRKQHPDTQVLSTQTGYSRDYAQSPYIGYEYSETIHFPLNAQSRRYHPKERVLGLLLGDTYKAYPFIELAKAGASPLRDKVAGVDVTIEFDADKRSGQVLDAAGKPLNAINSYWFAWYAFHPDTEVFTQP is encoded by the coding sequence ATGAACACCAAAGCCTTATTGTTTTCGTTCCTGCTGGCAGCCAGCTCCGCCAGTTTTGCGGTAGAGAAAAACGGGTTTGACTTGACGGGCAGCCTGATTCCCGCCGAACAGATACTGGCGGGTGGGCCGCAACGTGACGGCATCCCCGCCATTGAACAGCCCAACTTCGTCAATGCCCTCGCTGCCAATTTCCTTGAGAATGATGACCGGGTGCTGGGGCTTGACTACAAGGGGGTGAAACGTGCTTACCCGATCCGCATCCTTAACTGGCATGAAATCGTCAATGACCAGATGGGCGGGGAAGCCATCACCATCACTTACTGCCCACTCTGCGGGACGGGGCTGGTGTATTCAGGCAATATCGGTGGTAAAACCTACCAGTTCGGGGTATCTGGCCTGCTTTACAACAGTGATGTGCTGCTCTACGACCGCAGCACCGGGTCATTGTGGTCACAAATCCTGTCACAAGCCATCAGCGGCAAGCTGAAAGGCACGACACTGACCACCTTGCCAGTACTGCACACCACCTGGGGTGAATGGCGCAAACAACACCCTGATACGCAAGTGCTTTCCACCCAAACGGGCTACAGCCGCGATTATGCCCAGTCACCTTATATCGGTTACGAATACAGTGAAACCATCCACTTCCCCCTGAATGCGCAAAGCCGCCGTTACCACCCCAAAGAGCGGGTGTTGGGGCTGTTGTTGGGTGATACCTACAAGGCTTATCCCTTCATCGAACTGGCGAAGGCAGGCGCGTCCCCCTTGAGGGACAAAGTGGCGGGTGTGGATGTCACCATCGAGTTCGATGCCGACAAACGCAGCGGACAAGTGCTGGATGCCGCTGGTAAACCGTTGAATGCCATCAACAGTTACTGGTTTGCTTGGTATGCGTTCCACCCGGATACAGAGGTATTTACCCAACCTTGA
- a CDS encoding EamA family transporter — protein sequence MLTAGVLIGLSVLMHVIWNLLARHVAARCNYLWWGLLVHLVLLGPVGAYGLWQDAHWSWTLLAATVVTMLMNSLYFIGLREAYVRAPATYVYPLARSSPLLILLWEWLLWSSQPGKLALLGLLISVVGLWLLGNTARSHAATRSALPWVGLAALATSLYSLSDKVAVSALPSLPALLGFVSLGYLASFVALSWMNYRQTANIVPTCRPEWRYLLPGGLFIGTAYALVIQSMQYLPAAYVVAFTNTGIVLASLLAMLVLKEKEAWQQRLLAAGLIALGLLVLGVAQYAPSHVVNALLLLKVG from the coding sequence ATGTTAACCGCAGGTGTCTTGATCGGCCTGTCGGTCTTGATGCATGTCATTTGGAATTTGCTGGCGCGGCATGTGGCAGCCCGCTGCAATTATTTGTGGTGGGGGCTGTTGGTGCATTTGGTATTGCTGGGGCCGGTGGGTGCTTACGGTTTGTGGCAGGATGCACACTGGTCATGGACATTGCTTGCCGCCACAGTGGTGACAATGTTGATGAATAGCCTGTATTTTATCGGTTTGCGTGAGGCTTATGTCCGCGCTCCTGCCACTTATGTTTACCCCTTGGCTCGCAGTTCGCCCTTGCTGATCCTGTTATGGGAGTGGTTATTGTGGTCAAGCCAACCGGGTAAACTGGCACTGCTGGGCTTGTTGATTAGTGTCGTGGGGTTGTGGTTGTTGGGTAATACGGCGCGTTCCCATGCGGCTACCCGTTCCGCTTTGCCGTGGGTAGGGTTGGCGGCATTGGCAACGAGCCTGTATTCATTGAGTGATAAAGTCGCCGTGTCAGCCTTGCCCAGCTTGCCTGCTTTGCTGGGTTTTGTTTCATTGGGCTATCTGGCTTCGTTTGTGGCGCTGTCATGGATGAATTACCGCCAGACTGCCAATATCGTACCCACCTGCCGCCCGGAATGGCGTTACTTGCTGCCCGGTGGGCTGTTCATTGGGACAGCGTATGCGCTGGTGATCCAGTCGATGCAATACCTGCCAGCCGCCTATGTGGTGGCGTTTACCAATACGGGGATTGTGCTGGCAAGCCTGTTGGCAATGCTTGTTTTAAAGGAAAAAGAGGCTTGGCAACAGCGTTTGCTGGCAGCGGGATTGATTGCGTTGGGGTTGCTGGTGTTGGGGGTGGCTCAGTACGCTCCATCCCACGTTGTGAATGCGCTGCTTTTACTCAAGGTTGGGTAA
- the phnP gene encoding phosphonate metabolism protein PhnP: MPTIDGLTLQLLGTGNAAGLPVYGCHCTACEQARADDRLRRRPCSALLSNGEQQVLLDAGLMDLAERFPPGSLSHILLTHYHPDHVQGLFHLRWGKNTRIPVISPDDAEGCADLYKHPGILDFSQRAYPFRSFRLGGVHVTPLPLNHSKLTLGYCLEQGGKVFAYLTDTAGLQTEVQDFLHAAQPDYVVMDCSFPPATATPRGHNDLNTLLALHESIQPKQTVLTHLDHTLDVWLLENPSVLPESVRVGFDGMVLA; this comes from the coding sequence ATGCCAACTATTGATGGGTTAACGCTACAGCTATTGGGGACGGGCAATGCAGCGGGGTTGCCGGTTTACGGCTGCCACTGCACTGCCTGTGAACAGGCGCGTGCCGATGACCGCCTGCGCCGCCGCCCATGCAGTGCGCTGCTGAGCAATGGCGAACAGCAGGTGTTGCTGGATGCGGGCTTGATGGATTTGGCGGAACGCTTCCCGCCGGGTAGCCTGTCACATATCCTGCTGACCCATTACCACCCTGACCATGTGCAGGGCTTGTTCCACCTTCGCTGGGGAAAAAACACCCGGATTCCCGTGATCAGCCCGGATGATGCGGAAGGTTGCGCGGATTTGTACAAACACCCCGGCATTCTGGATTTTAGCCAGCGGGCTTACCCGTTTCGTAGCTTCCGGCTGGGTGGGGTGCATGTCACCCCGCTGCCGCTGAACCATTCCAAGTTGACGCTGGGGTATTGTCTGGAACAAGGCGGCAAGGTATTTGCCTACCTGACGGATACTGCCGGATTACAAACCGAGGTGCAGGATTTTCTGCACGCCGCGCAGCCGGATTATGTGGTGATGGATTGTTCCTTTCCCCCTGCAACCGCCACCCCGCGTGGTCATAATGATTTGAATACCTTGCTGGCTTTGCATGAATCCATCCAGCCCAAGCAAACCGTGTTGACCCACCTTGATCATACGCTGGATGTTTGGTTACTGGAAAATCCTTCTGTGCTACCGGAGTCGGTGCGGGTGGGGTTTGATGGCATGGTGTTGGCTTGA
- the phnN gene encoding phosphonate metabolism protein/1,5-bisphosphokinase (PRPP-forming) PhnN produces the protein MTIPDTKDGTLFYLVGASGAGKDSLLRYARTRLAGKPVTFAHRYITRPVELSGENHIALSPAEFAERRAQGCFIMHWESHGLSYGVGVEINAWMQLGLNVVVNGSRAYLPQAVALFPTLVPVWVRVKPEVLTQRLQQRGRETAADIQQRLQRAQAFSLPDLPRLQILDNDGALDAAGEKLCQLLMG, from the coding sequence ATGACCATACCTGACACCAAGGATGGCACGCTGTTCTATCTGGTTGGTGCTTCTGGGGCGGGGAAAGACAGCCTGTTGCGCTATGCGCGGACGCGCTTGGCAGGGAAGCCCGTTACCTTCGCCCACCGTTACATTACCCGCCCGGTGGAACTCAGCGGGGAAAACCACATTGCCTTGAGTCCGGCAGAGTTTGCTGAACGGCGGGCGCAGGGCTGTTTTATCATGCATTGGGAAAGCCACGGCTTGTCCTATGGCGTGGGAGTGGAAATCAACGCTTGGATGCAGTTGGGTTTGAATGTGGTCGTCAATGGTTCACGCGCTTATTTGCCGCAAGCCGTGGCACTGTTCCCCACGCTTGTCCCCGTTTGGGTGCGGGTCAAACCGGAGGTGCTGACGCAGCGCCTACAGCAGCGCGGGCGGGAAACCGCCGCTGACATCCAGCAACGTCTGCAACGGGCGCAAGCCTTTAGCCTGCCGGATTTGCCCCGTTTGCAAATACTGGATAACGATGGTGCATTGGATGCTGCGGGGGAAAAATTATGCCAACTATTGATGGGTTAA
- a CDS encoding alpha-D-ribose 1-methylphosphonate 5-triphosphate diphosphatase: MKTLLTNARIVLADCVLENASLLLEDGVIAAVNPETAPDARVENLSGKTLLPGMIDLHCDALEKEVEPRPNVHFPLDFACAQADKRNAAAGITTVFHALSFANEELGVRNNAFAASIARAVHDWMPHALVDNRVHCRYEITDPTGFPVLLDLLEKQEAHLISFMDHTPGQGQFKDVAAYRDYIARTYQKSEAELDALLQRKQDEAAGAIDRIQTLVAAAHAQGIATASHDDDTPERVATMTALGVNISEFPINLATAQAACDKGMHTIFGAPNILRGKSQAGSMRAVDAIHAGVATCLCADYAPAALIVAVFKLVEDAVLTLPQAVQLVANNPAKAAGLHDRGEIAVGKRADLIAVSHLGALPQVADVWVQGAAAYRVQYDHT; this comes from the coding sequence ATGAAAACCTTACTCACCAACGCCCGTATCGTGCTGGCTGACTGTGTGCTGGAGAATGCCAGCCTGTTGCTGGAAGACGGCGTGATCGCTGCGGTTAACCCTGAAACAGCCCCGGATGCGCGGGTGGAAAACCTGTCCGGCAAAACCTTGCTGCCCGGTATGATCGACCTGCACTGCGATGCGCTGGAAAAAGAAGTCGAACCCCGCCCCAATGTGCATTTCCCGCTGGATTTTGCCTGTGCGCAAGCCGACAAACGCAATGCCGCAGCGGGCATTACCACCGTGTTCCATGCCTTATCCTTTGCCAATGAAGAACTGGGGGTACGTAACAATGCGTTTGCGGCATCTATTGCTCGCGCAGTGCATGATTGGATGCCGCACGCCTTGGTGGACAACCGGGTACACTGCCGCTACGAAATTACCGACCCGACCGGGTTTCCGGTACTGCTGGACTTGCTGGAAAAGCAGGAAGCGCACCTGATTTCTTTCATGGATCACACACCGGGGCAAGGGCAGTTCAAGGATGTGGCGGCTTACCGTGACTACATTGCCCGTACCTACCAAAAATCCGAAGCGGAACTGGATGCGCTGCTGCAACGCAAGCAGGATGAAGCTGCCGGGGCAATCGACCGTATCCAGACGCTGGTGGCGGCTGCCCATGCCCAAGGCATTGCCACCGCCAGCCACGACGATGACACCCCGGAACGGGTCGCTACGATGACGGCGTTAGGGGTAAACATTTCCGAATTCCCCATCAATCTGGCAACGGCGCAAGCCGCTTGTGACAAGGGGATGCACACCATTTTCGGCGCACCCAATATTTTACGGGGCAAAAGCCAAGCCGGTTCCATGCGGGCGGTGGATGCGATCCATGCCGGGGTAGCCACCTGCCTGTGTGCGGACTATGCCCCGGCGGCGTTGATTGTTGCGGTGTTCAAACTGGTAGAAGACGCAGTGCTGACTTTGCCGCAAGCGGTACAACTGGTTGCCAATAACCCAGCCAAGGCAGCGGGGCTGCATGACCGGGGGGAAATCGCCGTGGGCAAACGTGCCGACCTGATTGCCGTCAGCCACTTAGGGGCATTACCGCAAGTGGCTGATGTTTGGGTGCAGGGGGCGGCGGCTTATCGGGTGCAATATGACCATACCTGA